Proteins encoded by one window of Enterobacter hormaechei subsp. xiangfangensis:
- a CDS encoding ABC transporter ATP-binding protein, with the protein MKPLIQVQAVSQRFSTASGEFLALQNVSFDIHEGETVSLIGHSGCGKSTLLNLIAGITLPTEGGLICDNREIAGPGPERAVVFQNHSLLPWLTCFDNVALAVDQVFRHTMSKAERKAWIEHNLDRVQMGHALHKRPGEISGGMKQRVGIARALAMKPKVLLMDEPFGALDALTRAHLQDSVMQIQQALNTTIVLITHDVDEAVLLSDRVLMMTNGPAATVGEILRVDLPRPRNRVQLADDSRYHHMRQQILHFLYEKQPKAA; encoded by the coding sequence ATGAAACCGTTAATTCAGGTCCAGGCCGTGAGCCAGCGTTTTTCCACCGCCAGCGGCGAGTTTCTGGCGCTGCAAAACGTCTCTTTTGATATCCACGAGGGCGAAACCGTCAGTCTGATTGGTCACTCCGGCTGCGGCAAGTCGACGCTGTTAAACCTGATCGCCGGGATCACGCTGCCGACGGAAGGCGGGCTGATTTGCGACAACCGCGAAATCGCCGGGCCGGGGCCAGAGCGCGCGGTGGTGTTTCAGAATCATTCGCTGCTGCCGTGGCTGACCTGCTTCGACAACGTGGCGCTGGCGGTGGATCAGGTCTTCCGTCACACCATGAGTAAGGCCGAGCGCAAAGCGTGGATTGAGCACAATCTCGACCGGGTGCAGATGGGCCACGCGCTGCATAAGCGCCCCGGGGAGATCTCCGGCGGTATGAAGCAGCGCGTCGGGATTGCCCGCGCGCTGGCGATGAAGCCGAAAGTCCTGCTGATGGATGAACCCTTCGGCGCGCTGGATGCGCTGACGCGCGCCCATCTTCAGGACTCGGTGATGCAGATCCAGCAGGCGCTGAACACCACCATCGTGCTCATCACCCACGACGTGGACGAGGCGGTACTACTCTCTGACCGCGTACTGATGATGACCAACGGCCCGGCGGCCACCGTGGGTGAGATCCTGCGCGTCGATCTGCCGCGCCCGCGCAACCGGGTGCAGCTGGCGGACGACAGCCGCTATCACCACATGCGCCAGCAGATCCTCCATTTCCTCTACGAAAAACAGCCGAAAGCGGCGTAA
- the ntrB gene encoding nitrate ABC transporter permease: protein MQHLQNAKPQETSESGEVIVLPPLQVRRRAPAFTRRMNDFLQRVIPALLGLGLLVVLWQLAAINSKGFPTPLSTLDSAMTLFADPFYRDGPNDMGIGWNVLASLQRVAIGFGLAALAGIPLGFLIGRFTFFSRMFNPLIALLRPVSPLAWLPIGLLLFQKAEPASSWTIFICSIWPMVINTAEGVRCIPQDYLNVARVLKLSEWTIMRRILFPAVLPAVLTGVRLSIGIAWLVIVAAEMLTGGLGIGFWIWNEWNNLNVENILIAIVIIGVVGLLLEQGLMLIARRFSWQEK, encoded by the coding sequence ATGCAGCATCTGCAAAATGCAAAACCACAAGAGACGTCAGAGAGCGGGGAAGTGATAGTCCTGCCTCCGTTACAGGTTCGCCGTCGTGCGCCCGCGTTTACGCGTCGGATGAATGATTTTTTACAGCGCGTCATCCCGGCGCTGCTCGGTCTCGGCCTGCTGGTGGTGCTCTGGCAGCTGGCGGCGATAAACAGTAAAGGCTTTCCGACGCCGCTCAGCACGCTCGATTCGGCCATGACCCTGTTTGCCGATCCGTTTTATCGCGACGGGCCAAACGATATGGGCATTGGCTGGAACGTGCTGGCGTCGTTGCAGCGCGTCGCCATCGGCTTCGGTCTGGCGGCGCTGGCGGGCATTCCGCTGGGCTTTTTGATTGGCCGCTTCACCTTTTTCTCCCGCATGTTCAACCCGCTGATCGCGCTACTGCGTCCGGTCAGCCCGCTGGCCTGGCTGCCTATCGGCCTGCTGCTGTTCCAGAAAGCGGAGCCTGCATCGAGCTGGACTATTTTTATCTGCTCCATCTGGCCGATGGTCATTAACACCGCCGAAGGGGTGCGCTGTATTCCGCAGGACTACCTCAACGTGGCCCGGGTGCTGAAACTCTCAGAGTGGACCATCATGCGCCGCATTCTTTTCCCGGCCGTGCTGCCTGCGGTGCTGACCGGGGTACGTCTTTCCATTGGCATTGCCTGGCTGGTGATTGTCGCCGCCGAGATGCTCACCGGAGGTTTAGGCATTGGCTTCTGGATCTGGAATGAGTGGAACAACCTCAACGTCGAAAACATTCTCATCGCCATCGTCATCATTGGCGTGGTCGGGTTGCTGCTGGAGCAGGGGCTGATGCTGATCGCCCGTCGCTTTAGCTGGCAGGAAAAATAA
- a CDS encoding CmpA/NrtA family ABC transporter substrate-binding protein → MADLSRRRLLQASMLASGAMLLPGVMQAAWAAGSDKPEQDTVRIGFIPLTDCAPVVIAALKGFDKKHGITIVPTKEASWAAVRDKLVAGELDAAHILYGLLYGLELGIAGKPQQMANLMTLNQNGQAITLSSDLAEKGVRDLDGLKKLIAQQAPGTYTFAHTFPTGTHAMWLYYWLASAGINPFDDVRTVVVPPPQMVMNMRIGNMVGFCVGEPWNARAINDRIGFTAATSQSIWADHPEKILGTRRDWVAKNPHTARALVSAVMEAARWIEASAENKRETAQILSRRAWLNCKEQYLTGRMLGEYDNGVGQRWQDAHPIRFFNEGAVSYPYLSDGMWFLTQFRRWGLLNAAPDYAGIAQRINQTAVWQDAATAVGGMSTPSSPYRSSTLMDGTVWNGTDPEGYANRFAIHRKGA, encoded by the coding sequence ATGGCGGATTTGTCGAGACGGCGGTTATTGCAGGCCAGCATGCTGGCGAGTGGTGCGATGCTGTTGCCGGGTGTCATGCAGGCCGCATGGGCGGCGGGGTCAGATAAGCCGGAGCAGGATACCGTGCGTATCGGGTTTATACCTCTGACCGACTGCGCGCCCGTGGTTATCGCGGCCCTGAAGGGGTTCGATAAAAAACACGGCATTACTATTGTGCCGACCAAAGAGGCGAGCTGGGCGGCGGTGCGCGACAAGCTGGTGGCGGGCGAACTGGACGCCGCGCACATTCTTTACGGCCTGCTGTACGGTCTGGAGCTGGGTATCGCGGGCAAGCCGCAGCAGATGGCGAACCTGATGACCCTCAACCAGAACGGTCAGGCCATTACGCTCTCCAGCGATCTGGCGGAGAAGGGCGTTCGTGACCTCGACGGGCTGAAAAAGCTGATTGCGCAGCAGGCGCCGGGAACCTACACCTTCGCGCATACCTTCCCGACGGGAACGCACGCCATGTGGCTCTACTACTGGCTGGCCAGCGCGGGGATTAACCCGTTTGACGACGTGCGCACCGTGGTGGTGCCGCCGCCGCAGATGGTGATGAACATGCGCATTGGCAACATGGTCGGGTTTTGCGTTGGCGAGCCGTGGAACGCGCGGGCGATTAACGACCGCATCGGGTTTACCGCCGCCACGTCACAGTCCATCTGGGCCGATCACCCGGAAAAGATCCTCGGCACCCGACGCGACTGGGTGGCGAAAAATCCGCACACCGCACGGGCGCTGGTGAGCGCCGTGATGGAAGCCGCGCGCTGGATCGAGGCGTCAGCGGAAAACAAACGCGAAACCGCGCAGATCCTCTCGCGCCGCGCCTGGCTCAACTGCAAGGAACAGTATCTCACCGGACGCATGCTCGGCGAGTACGACAACGGGGTCGGTCAGCGCTGGCAGGATGCGCACCCGATCCGTTTCTTCAACGAGGGTGCCGTGAGCTACCCGTATCTCTCCGACGGCATGTGGTTCTTAACCCAGTTCCGCCGCTGGGGCTTGCTCAACGCCGCGCCGGATTACGCGGGCATTGCACAGCGCATTAACCAGACCGCGGTCTGGCAGGATGCCGCGACCGCCGTGGGCGGCATGTCCACACCGTCATCACCGTATCGCAGCAGCACCCTGATGGACGGCACCGTCTGGAACGGCACCGATCCGGAAGGGTACGCCAACCGCTTCGCCATTCACCGTAAAGGGGCCTGA
- the nasR gene encoding nitrate regulatory protein NasR (NasR is a transcription antiterminator and transcriptional regulator for the nasFEDCBA operon): protein MTIVAGSSPGATEWFQRARMLREEQLGRLAQLGALVNGISRLVHMLQCERGASNVWLCSQGKLYAPECKASRALVDVNLAALHLQFNEPLPGSALCERIASALHGLETLTALRDGVTGQCVTAPQAMEHYSRILRHLLSIVPQLSDSIDDPHIAGRFVALYSLMQGKELVGQERALGAIGFTQGFFDDETRQRLVDRIDGQQACFEVFISHCTPDVQESFTLNCLPGLETEKLRREACTRQPPADNGDTALKWFALQTARLEHLRTLEEVAIADLMTAVEERRYSENLHADDEHDDILARFPDKPLLPLVRQQAREIEQLSRQLASLRDTLEERKTIDKAKSVLMTHQNMSEEQAWTALRKMAMDKNQRMVDIARALLTVKNLWKIPPGE, encoded by the coding sequence ATGACGATAGTGGCTGGCAGTTCCCCTGGCGCAACCGAATGGTTCCAGCGTGCGAGAATGTTGCGCGAGGAACAGCTCGGCAGACTGGCGCAGCTGGGCGCACTGGTGAACGGCATCAGTCGACTGGTGCATATGCTACAGTGCGAGCGCGGTGCGTCAAATGTCTGGCTCTGCTCGCAGGGCAAATTGTACGCGCCTGAATGCAAGGCCAGCAGGGCCCTGGTGGATGTAAACCTCGCCGCATTGCACCTTCAGTTTAACGAACCGCTGCCGGGCAGCGCCCTGTGCGAACGTATTGCCAGCGCACTGCACGGCCTTGAGACGCTAACGGCGCTGCGTGATGGCGTTACAGGTCAATGCGTCACCGCGCCGCAGGCGATGGAACATTACAGCCGCATACTGCGTCATTTGCTCAGTATCGTACCCCAACTCAGCGACAGCATTGACGATCCGCACATCGCGGGCCGATTTGTGGCCCTTTACAGCCTGATGCAGGGCAAAGAACTTGTGGGACAAGAGCGGGCGCTGGGGGCTATTGGTTTCACCCAGGGATTCTTTGACGATGAAACCCGCCAGCGGCTGGTGGATCGCATTGATGGCCAGCAGGCCTGCTTTGAGGTTTTTATCTCCCATTGCACTCCAGACGTGCAGGAGTCATTTACCCTCAACTGCCTGCCGGGTCTGGAGACTGAAAAACTCAGGCGTGAAGCGTGCACCCGCCAGCCTCCGGCAGATAACGGTGATACCGCCCTCAAATGGTTTGCCCTGCAAACCGCGCGCCTTGAGCACCTGCGCACGCTGGAGGAGGTGGCAATTGCCGATCTGATGACGGCAGTTGAGGAGCGCCGCTATAGCGAAAACCTGCACGCAGACGATGAACACGACGATATCCTGGCGCGATTTCCGGATAAACCGCTGCTGCCGCTGGTGCGCCAGCAGGCGCGTGAAATTGAGCAACTCTCCCGTCAGCTTGCTTCCCTGCGCGACACGCTGGAGGAGCGTAAGACCATCGACAAAGCCAAAAGCGTGCTGATGACGCACCAGAACATGAGCGAGGAGCAGGCGTGGACCGCCCTGCGCAAAATGGCGATGGATAAAAACCAACGCATGGTAGATATCGCCCGTGCGCTGCTTACGGTGAAAAATCTGTGGAAGATACCCCCTGGGGAGTAG
- a CDS encoding DsrE/DsrF/TusD sulfur relay family protein, with the protein MQKIVIVANGAAYGSESLFNSLRLAIALRDKESELELRLFLMSDAVTAGLKGQKPAEGYNIQQMLEILTAQNVPVKLCKTCTDGRGITGLPLIDGVEIGTLVELAEWTLSADKVLTF; encoded by the coding sequence ATGCAGAAGATTGTGATCGTCGCCAACGGTGCGGCCTACGGCAGTGAATCCCTTTTTAACAGCCTGCGCCTGGCAATCGCGCTGCGCGATAAGGAGAGTGAGCTGGAGCTGCGCCTCTTTTTGATGTCCGACGCCGTCACGGCCGGGCTGAAGGGGCAAAAACCCGCAGAGGGCTACAACATTCAACAAATGCTGGAGATCCTGACCGCGCAAAACGTTCCGGTCAAACTGTGCAAAACCTGTACCGACGGGCGCGGCATTACCGGGCTGCCGCTGATTGATGGCGTGGAAATTGGTACGCTGGTGGAGCTGGCTGAATGGACGCTTTCCGCCGATAAAGTATTAACTTTTTAA
- a CDS encoding methyl-accepting chemotaxis protein produces the protein MFSSIRARIIAATTGCLIVALLLNTIINFQVTRQDNQQSQRDILTSTSASHNMAIADWVNSKITVITSAQSVALSDDPVPVFKQLALAGGFTNVYVGYASKTAKFSDPTGVPADYDPTLRPWYQQVVSADGPVVTAPYVDAGTGKLVVTFAVPVKEQGALKAVVAGDVAMDSVVANVRGIHPTPASSGLLLDSNGTVIAGSDPALTLKPFTETIKGTDFATLKSGNLVDGTSNGREKTFLATAVPGTHWLLVVALDNGDATAGMRSLLKASALSLAILALLSGALMHLLIARLLKRLSGIRDAMNNIANGTNDLSQRLPDKGGDEVAQIAQAFNAFSDKLSVVMVQLRDASASVKNAAHEIAAGNQDLSGRTEQAASSLRETASAVEEITASVTQSNESAAEANEQASKASAAASRGGDVVAQAISTMQSIELASAKIGDITSVIDGIAFQTNILALNASVEAARAGEQGRGFAVVAGEVRNLASRSAQAAKEIKSLIDSTTESVATGSRFVHLAGDSMDEIRASVGSVSGIMREISIATREQMKGIHEINHAVTHLDRMVQQNAELVVQSAAAASALQSQAGDLAETAGHFRI, from the coding sequence ATGTTCAGTTCGATTCGCGCCCGCATCATTGCTGCGACGACAGGCTGTCTGATCGTCGCCCTTCTTCTTAATACCATTATTAACTTTCAGGTCACGCGCCAGGATAACCAGCAGTCGCAGCGCGATATTCTGACCAGCACCAGCGCCAGCCACAACATGGCGATTGCCGACTGGGTGAACAGCAAAATAACCGTCATCACTTCGGCGCAGTCGGTCGCGCTCAGCGACGATCCGGTTCCGGTGTTTAAACAGCTTGCGCTGGCGGGTGGATTCACCAACGTCTACGTGGGTTATGCCAGCAAAACGGCTAAATTTTCTGACCCAACCGGGGTACCCGCTGATTACGATCCCACCCTTCGCCCGTGGTATCAGCAGGTCGTCAGCGCTGATGGCCCGGTAGTGACTGCACCCTATGTGGACGCGGGCACCGGGAAACTGGTGGTGACGTTCGCGGTACCCGTTAAAGAGCAAGGCGCCCTGAAAGCGGTGGTGGCGGGCGATGTGGCAATGGACAGCGTGGTGGCTAACGTGCGCGGTATTCACCCGACTCCGGCCAGCAGCGGACTGCTTCTGGACAGCAACGGCACCGTAATTGCCGGCAGCGATCCTGCGCTGACGCTTAAGCCGTTTACTGAAACGATCAAAGGGACCGATTTTGCCACTCTGAAAAGCGGCAACCTGGTTGACGGAACGTCAAACGGACGCGAAAAAACGTTCCTGGCCACCGCCGTGCCGGGGACGCACTGGCTGCTGGTTGTGGCGCTTGATAACGGCGATGCCACCGCCGGGATGCGCTCATTGCTTAAAGCATCTGCACTGTCGCTGGCGATCCTCGCCCTGCTGAGCGGAGCCCTCATGCACCTCCTGATTGCCCGCCTGCTTAAGCGGTTGTCCGGTATCCGTGACGCGATGAACAACATTGCCAACGGTACTAACGATCTGTCGCAGCGTCTGCCGGATAAGGGGGGCGATGAAGTGGCGCAAATCGCGCAGGCGTTTAACGCCTTCAGCGATAAGCTTTCTGTGGTGATGGTCCAGCTGCGTGATGCGAGCGCCTCAGTGAAAAACGCCGCGCATGAGATTGCGGCGGGTAATCAGGATCTTTCCGGGCGTACCGAGCAGGCGGCATCAAGCCTTCGCGAAACCGCCAGCGCCGTGGAAGAGATCACGGCCTCCGTTACGCAGTCAAACGAGTCGGCAGCAGAAGCGAACGAACAGGCGAGCAAGGCCTCTGCCGCCGCATCCCGCGGCGGCGACGTCGTCGCTCAGGCCATCAGCACCATGCAGTCCATCGAACTGGCTTCCGCGAAAATCGGCGATATCACCAGCGTCATTGACGGCATCGCCTTCCAGACCAATATCCTGGCGCTTAACGCCTCGGTGGAAGCGGCGCGTGCCGGGGAACAAGGCCGTGGGTTCGCGGTCGTTGCGGGGGAAGTACGTAACCTGGCCAGCCGCAGCGCTCAGGCGGCGAAAGAGATCAAATCCCTTATTGATTCCACCACCGAAAGCGTAGCAACCGGCTCCCGGTTTGTGCACCTTGCGGGCGACAGCATGGATGAGATCCGCGCCAGCGTCGGCAGCGTGTCTGGCATTATGCGTGAAATATCCATTGCCACCCGGGAGCAGATGAAAGGGATCCATGAGATTAACCACGCGGTGACTCACCTGGATCGCATGGTGCAGCAGAACGCCGAGCTTGTTGTACAGTCTGCTGCGGCGGCCAGCGCGCTGCAAAGCCAGGCGGGCGACCTTGCTGAGACCGCTGGCCATTTCCGCATATAA
- a CDS encoding gamma-glutamylcyclotransferase, with product MLTRDFLMKADCKTAFGAIEESLLWSAEQRAASLAATLACRPDDGPVWIFGYGSLMWNPALEFVESATGTLPGWHRAFCLRLTAGRGSACQPGRMLALKEGGRTTGVAYRLPDTTLEDELTLLWKREMITGCYMPSWCKLELDDGRTVNALVFIMDPRHPLYEADTRTQVIAPLIAAASGPLGTNAQYLFSLDQELTRLGMQDDCLSELVVKVKALLEGNPLSNTLRPGFA from the coding sequence GTGTTAACGCGTGATTTCTTGATGAAGGCAGATTGTAAGACGGCATTTGGTGCTATTGAGGAATCGCTTCTGTGGTCGGCTGAACAACGTGCGGCGTCGCTTGCGGCAACGCTGGCCTGCCGCCCGGATGATGGCCCGGTCTGGATCTTTGGTTACGGCTCGCTGATGTGGAACCCGGCGCTCGAATTTGTTGAATCGGCAACCGGAACGCTGCCTGGCTGGCACCGCGCCTTCTGTTTGCGCCTGACCGCCGGACGCGGCAGCGCGTGTCAGCCAGGACGCATGCTTGCACTAAAAGAGGGCGGGCGCACCACGGGCGTGGCATACCGGCTGCCGGATACCACGCTGGAAGATGAGCTGACGCTGCTGTGGAAGCGCGAGATGATCACCGGCTGCTATATGCCCAGCTGGTGCAAGCTGGAACTGGATGACGGCCGCACCGTCAACGCGCTGGTGTTCATTATGGATCCGCGCCACCCGCTGTATGAAGCCGACACCCGAACCCAGGTGATTGCCCCGCTGATTGCCGCCGCCAGCGGACCGCTGGGCACTAACGCCCAGTACCTTTTCTCGCTCGATCAGGAGCTGACGCGTCTCGGTATGCAGGACGACTGTCTGAGTGAGCTGGTGGTGAAGGTGAAAGCGCTGCTGGAAGGGAACCCGCTCAGCAATACGCTGCGGCCGGGTTTTGCCTGA
- the chaB gene encoding putative cation transport regulator ChaB → MPYKSKSELPDNVQNVLPAHAQDIYKEAFNSAWDQYKDKEDRRDDASREETAHKVAWAAVKNDYEKGDDDKWHKKK, encoded by the coding sequence ATGCCATACAAATCGAAAAGCGAATTACCAGATAACGTGCAAAACGTATTGCCTGCCCACGCCCAGGATATCTACAAAGAAGCCTTTAACAGCGCCTGGGATCAGTACAAAGATAAAGAAGATCGCCGGGACGATGCCAGCCGCGAAGAGACGGCCCATAAGGTGGCCTGGGCCGCCGTAAAAAATGACTATGAGAAAGGGGACGATGATAAATGGCACAAAAAGAAATAG